The genomic interval AAGTAAAAAAATCATGTAATAAAAATGTTATGTACAAGGATTAATCGAGTGATTAATTAAAATTTTAGCTATTGTCTAAAATTAGAAAATTTTTCGTTTTTATAATTGAGGGTAACAAAATGAAAGGCTTATTGTTTGTTGCGACACCAAAAAGCATAGTTTCACGAAAAAACAATAACATATGTGTATATAATGAAAATGGTCAATTTGAATTTCCAATCGGTTCTATTGAACATGTTTTTCTGCTAGGTGGTATTAACATCACAACACCTACAATTAAATTTTTAAACACATTTGGTAAGTGTGTGTTTTTATTAAATCAATTTGGCAAGCTTATTACGGCAATTATACCTGAACATATTGGAAGCGATTATTCTTTAAGACTGGCCCAATATAAAATTATGCTCTCACAGCAATCAAAAATTCATCTAGTAAATTTTTTGTTAAAAGAAAAAGCAAAAAGTGTGGGTTATATACTTGGTCTTAATGAGTCAGCATACAATAGAAGTATTTATATAAAAAGTTTAATATCCAATGCAAGTACAAGAAATTTACAAGAAGCGCTAGGAATTGATGGATCTTTGAATTCAAAATTGTTTCAGTTTATGAGAGAAAACCTCCTACCAGAAAACTTCGAGTTTAACGAAAGAGATTATAAACCACCAAAAGACCCTGTTAATGCAGTTCTATCTTTAACATACACGATGTATTATAGTCTTCTTGTGCCTATTAGCATGTCTTATGGATTTGACCCGTATTTAAGTTTTTTTCATACAAAAAGAGGTAAGCATGCTAGTTTATGCTCTGATTTGATAGAGATTTCAAGACCATGGCTAACCTTGTTTGTGTTTGAAAATTTCAAAAATGCTTTTTTTGATCCAAGCGATTTTGTATTGAGCGAAAATGGCTGTTTTTTGAAGGAAAAAGCACTGAAGTCTTATGTTAAGCTTTTTAGCGAAAAAGTTATACATGGAGAATATATTGATCAAACAGTAAAATTTATATTAAATCTTAAGGAAAAGATTTATGAAATTTCTAATAACCTATGACATAAAAAATCCCAGAAGATGGAAAAAAGTTTTTGGCTATATTAAAAAGAAAGGTTTGAATGTTCAGTTGTCTTGCTTTGAAGTAGAAATGAGCAATTATAAGATAGGTAAACTTTTAGAAGAATTAAGTAAGTTTATTGATTTAAAAGAGGATGTGATTTATACATATCCACTTGAGCCCAATTCGAGCGCTTTTAGCGTTAAACTTGGAAAAGCAGAAGATTTAAATAAGGATTATGTGTTATGACAAAAAATTACGTTGTAATTTATGATATAACAGACTCTAAAAATAGGTACAAAATAGCACGATTTTTATTTGAATATGGAATTAGAACCCAATATTCTGTATTTGAAGTAGAAGTAAAGAACTCACAGTTTAACAAATTTATAGGATTGCTTGGGCGCAAAATTAAAAAACCAGCAGATAAAATTTACATATATCAATTAGATAAAAACAACCTAAAAAATATCCAAAGGATAGGTAATTATGAAAATTCTGTTATTTTTGATTTTTTTGTTTGACATTATAAATATGGATTTTGTATACTACAACAATAAATAGTTAAAAAGGAGTCTAAAAGTGAATTTAGAGCCTGTGGAATTAGTTAGTTTAGCTGCTTTACTTCATGATATAGGCAAAATTTCTCAAAGGGCAAAAATACCAATTGAAAACAAATATAATTTAGAAGAATACGCACCAGAAAAAGACGGACACCCCTCTTATATACACGCTGCCTATACAGCAGAATTTTTAGATTGGTTTATTAAAGAGTTTAGCATGAGATTCGAAGATGAAAAGACAAATTTAGTTAATATTGCATCATATCACCACAAAGACATTGACGAACCATTATATAAAATAATAAAAAACGCAGACCATCTTGCCAGCGGTTTTGAAAGAACACCACAGATAGAAAAAAGCGATTACATAAAAGAACAGTTGATTTCCATTTTTTCTTCCGTTTCAATTAACAATAACCAAAAAAACGATTACACATTTTCACTAAAGCCCTTATCGTTTGATATAGAGCCGCAGGTAAAATCTGAAAATACGCCAAAAGATTACGAAGCGCTCTACAATGGCTTAAAGGCAGATTTGCAAAGATTAAAAGGTATAGAAAATTTTGATATTTTTTATGACGGTTTAAATTATTTGCTTGAAAAGTATGCCTGGTGCGTGCCCTCTTCATCTTTTGAGGCTAAAGCTGATATTTCTCTTTTTGATCACTTGAGGGTAAGTGCCGCTTTTGCTGCAGCATTATACAAGTATTTTGAGCAATCAGGTAAGATTTTGCAACCAGATGATACCACACCTGCCTTTGCGCTTATTCAAGGAGATTTTTCTGGTATACAGAATTTTATATTTTCCAAACAAGGGGAATCAAATAAGTTTGCAGCTAAAATTTTGAGAGCAAGGTCATTTTTTGTATCGCTATCAACAGAACTTGTAGCCTATAAAATTTGCAAAAAGCTTGGTTTAACCAAAGCTTCGGTTGTTATGAATGCTGGTGGTAAATTTACAATTTTATCACATAATGCAAAAGATTTGGATCATATAATTAATGAAGTAACAGACGAAGTTAACAACGAGTTTTTAAAGTTGAATTACGGTCAAACACGATTTGCAATTGCCCACATAGAGCTTTGCGGTACTGATTTTTTAATTGATAAAAATGACAAAAAGAGCAAATTTAGCCAACGTTATGAAGAACTTGTTAAAAAATTGGAAGAAAAAAAGCTAAAGCCAGTTATCAAAAACTTTGTATTTGAGGATTATTTGGATTCAATAAAAGAAGGTGGCATTTGTAGAATCTGTGGCAACCATCCAGCAAATCAATATATAGAGGACACACCTATATGTGAAGTATGCCATAGAATGAAAAAAATTGGCGAGAATTTAGTTAAAAACAAGTTTTTTGCTATTACGACAAATGAAACAAGCTCAAGCATCCCAATTTTTTCTAATTACCATTTGGTTTTTGAAAATAAAGCTGAAAGTTTAAAAAATGCTTTGCTTGCTTTTGAAATAGGCTTAGAAAACGAATTTAGAGGTCTTGCAAAAAGTAAAATAGCAGCTTATGTGCCACGCTTAACACAAGATGAGATAGATAAATATAAAGATTTAGATGATGTACAAGGTTTAAAGGAAGGCGACATAAAACCTTTTTCTGCAATTGCAAAAGATGCAATAAAAGATAAAAAAGGCAGTGATTTTCTAGGTATTCTTAAGGCGGATGTGGATAATTTAGGTTTGATTTTTGCACGTGGTTTTGGTGAAAATGTAAGTATTTCAAAAACTGTTAGTCTATCCAGAATGCTTGATTTCTTTTTTACAGGCTGGCTTCAAAATGAAATTAAAACAAATTTTAGATCAATTTATACCGTTTTTAGTGGCGGCGATGACCTGTTTCTTATTGGGCCTTTCAACCAGATTATCGAATTAGCGAAAAAAATAAACGAACATTTAAGACAATACACAAAAAATGAAGACTTTCACTTGTCGTGCGGTATATATTTTGCAAAAGACAAAGTGCCAGTTTACCAGATGGCCAGACAAGCCGAAGAAATCCTCGAAAAAAGCAAAAAAGACAATGGTAAAAATGCCATAACATTATTTGAGCGTACTATGAAGTGGGATCAATTCAATAAATTAATGGAAATAAACTTAGATGACATTTTTAGAGAAGCTGATGTTTCAGAAGGGTTTAAGTATAATTTATTTACTTATTTGAAAATGATAGAATCAAATAAAACAAGAGACTTATTATGGAAGCCTCTTTTGATTTACAATATTTATAGAAACGTAGCTAAACAAAAAAGCAAAGAAGAAAGAAATCCTGTAATAGAAAAGTTTTTATCTTTAATGGTTAAATATTTTGAAGACTATAAAGGTGATTTTTTAGTGCCTTTGAGCAAATATATTTATGAAAACAGAAAAAGGGAGGAGTTAAAATGAATGAAAGAGAAAATTTTTATGGAAATGTCAATCGTGGACAAAAAAATCCTTATCAGCATAATGAAAATCGAAATAGATACCCTGGCATAACGCCGAAAGATTATTTTAAAGAACCAAATAGTGATATTGTTAAAGATGATTTGTTTTCTGTAACAGCCGATAAAATTACAGAAAGTTTTAGCAAAGAAGGCGGAATAACAGGAAGCCAAATTAGAAAGTTTTATGATGAAGTTTTAAGACTAAAATTAAAATTAGACAGCGCAAGTGATAAAGAGACAAAATTTGTTGAAATTTTGCCATATCTTAAAATGCTTATACCAAAAGTTATTTATTCAAAAAACAGAAATAATGCAAATGAATCTTTCGAAAGTTTTATTAAAATGAATATAGAAAATATTACAAAAGTAAGAGAATTTGAGGTTTTTTGCGATCTATTTGAAGCGATTATTGCCTATACAAAAAAATATCCAAATTTAAAAAAATAGATAAAAGGAGTAATGCACAATGAAACTTGAAAAAATAGTAAAAATTACTGGAAAAATTGAGTTAAAAACCGGTTTGCACATAGGTGCAGGTAATGACAGTATTCATATAGGCGGTGTGGATAACGCTGTTATAAAAGATCCAATAACAAAAAAACCATACATACCTGGCTCTTCCATAAAAGGTAAAATAAGAACGCTTCTTGAGTGGGCTACAGGTAGAGTGAGAGATTCAAAGCCTTTTGCAACAAAAGACAAAGACGATGATCCAATTGCAAGAATTTTTGGTAATGGAAAAAACGATCCGAATTACAAAGGTGGCCCTACAAGGGCGAGTTTTTCTGATTGCCAGCTTAGTGAAGAAAATAATAAAAAACTTGAAGAAATAGGCTACACAGAAATTAAAACTGAAGTGACAATTGATAGAATAAGCGGCACAGCTGCGGGTGCTGGCCCAAGAAGTACAGAAAGAGTTCCTGCAGGAGCAAAATTTGATTTTGAAGTAACTTATAAGGTTTTTGATAAACAAGACGAAGAAAACCTTGAACTTTTACTTTTGGGCATGAAGCTACTTGAGTATGATGCATTGGGTGGTTCTACCTCGAGGGGCTATGGAAGAATAAGTTTTAAAGATGTTACAATTGAAGGAAGCAATAAAAAATTTGATGAAATAAAAATAGATAACGATTCGTTCAAAAATTGGGAACTTAAGGGAGATAAAAGTGCAGTCTCTTAAGCTTACATTGAAATTTACAAGCCCTCTTGCAAGTGCCTTACAAAGTGATACAATCTTTGGCCAATTTTGTTGGTATTATAGCTACATTTATGGCGTAGAAAAGCTAGAAAGCCTTATTAATCAAGAAAAACCTTTTACAGTTTTTTCTGATGGTTTTTTGGAAGATCATATACCAATACCAGTATTAAAACCTGTCTCAATTGATAAATTTGGTGATTATGCAGACATTAAACGCTTTAAAAAATTAGCGTTTATTAAAGCCAGCGCCTTAAAAGATGTAGATGTGCTTGACGCAGTTAAATTAATAAAATCTGTGGATTTAGACAAAAAATCCTATCTGGAACGCCAGGTTATTTTGAGAAACAGCATTGATAGAATAACAAATACTACTTTGGAAAATGGTTTATATCAGACAGAAGAAGTTTTTTTTGACAAAGATGCAAGAATTGATATTTATGTAAAATATGATAGTAAGCTTATTGATAAAGATTGTATTATAAAGGTTTTTGACTACATTGGTCAAAGCGGTTTTGGTAAAGATAAGTCAATCGGAAAAGGCAGATTTAAAATTACAAATCTGGTAGATAACCCTGATTTACTAAAAGAAAAACAAACCAAAACATTTATTAGTTTATCCAGTGGTATAACCTGTGATGATTGTGAGGTGCTTTTTGGGAAAACCTTTGTCAAATTTGGAAAACATGGGGGGTATGGTTTGAAAAATCCATTTAAAAACCCTGTAATAATGTTTAAGTCTGGATCTATTTTTAAGATTAAAAACTTTAAGCCCATATTTGGCAAAAGCTTATCTGTTTCTAAGTATAAAAACCATAAGCATGGTGCATATCTACTACCATTATTTGTGGATGTGGAGGAATAATGAAAAGTAAAACTTTTAATATAAAACTAAAAGTGTTAACGCCCATACACATTGGAGATGGCAGCTCATATGACCCAACAGATTATATAATAGATAAAAACGAGATGCATGTTATAGATCATGACAGATTTATTCAAAAAATCAACTCAAATAAAACCTTGTATGATGATTTTTTAGGAAGAATTAAAAACTTTACGCCTAAAAGTATTGGTTTAATAAATTTTATAAGAGAACAGTCAAAAGGTTTATATAGGTATTCTCTAAAACTTGATAAAAAAGCTTTAGAATATATAGAAAACTCCCCAAACGAAATTGGCAGAGCCCCTATTGATAAATTTATAAGAAATCCGTTTAATGATACAATCTATATACCAGGATCAAGTATTAAAGGCGCGCTAAGAAGTGCAATTATTGAAGTTATTTTTAGGAAACTTTTGCCAAAAGAAGAAGACAAATGTAATGACAGTGAGCAAAGAAAAAAATTGCTTGAAAGCTTAATTGAAAGAAACTCAGATTTGAATAAGTATAACGATAAAGGTAAATTGTTAGAAACACTTTTAACCACTACTTTTAATCCAAATGACGCAAAAAATGATATACTAAAGCATGTTTTGGTTTCAGATTTTTTGCCAAGCGAAGCGAGTTTACAAATTTGCTATCCAATAAATAAAAGTTCTACCATAGAAAACAATATTCCTGCGCTTTTAGAATGTGCAATGCCAGGCAGCACTTTTGAAGGAACAATTACTTTTAAAAATCAGTTTTTTGATGAATTAGACAAAATTCTGGGTAAGATAGCTAACATAAGAGGATCAAGCTCACCAAAAAAGGATTCACTGCATGATTTTAATGGTAATCTTTTAGCAAAATGGATAAGGGCAAACTACAAAGATAAAGTTTTGATGTGTGAAAAAGAAACAACTAACTACTCTTTAAGCACTAAAGACAATAATTTTATATTAAAAATAGGCAAACACGCAGGGGCTTTGTCAAAATCCATTGCAGGTTTCAGAAAGATAAATGTTAATGCTTCTAATCCTGAAAAACAACGCGAAGAAAAAAACACTTTAGATTCTCAAACAACCTTTTGGTATATAAATAACAAACCAATGGGTTGGGTGCTTGGCGAGGTAATTAGCTCAAATCACTTAAATTAAATACTTTAAAGTATCTTGCGCTGTCAAAAAAATAATGATAAACGCTTGCATTTAAGAATTTACCTATTGCGCAGCCCAAGCCAAAAGCCATAGCAACAGGCATAGAAAACACCAAATTAACTTTTTTGAATTGATATTGTCTTTTTACATAGTTTATTGCATTGTTAATCTGGCGTGTTAGTTCTTTGTAATTTTCAATTGGTATGTTGCCTTTTACTTTTGCTTCAATTTTTATAGTGGGTTTTTTTGTTGGAGCTATAGGCTCATGGCTTGCGAAATGAAGCAATATATTTAATTCTTTTGGTGCAGATTCTAGTTTACTTATAACTAAGTCGCTAAAATTATCATCTATGGTCTTTAAATCACGGTCTGTGTCAAGAGCTTGCAAATACTGACCTGCTTGAAAATGCAAAACTTTGTATGGATAAATGCTACCTAGATAAGCACCAATACCAAATGCAAAACTTGCCGGGCAGTTGAAAGCAACTTCGTCAAATGGTTCGATAAATTTAGCCGTTTGCTTTATAGTTAAAGTCCAATTAACCTTAGGCATATTACCAATATTTATGATTTTAAAGCCAGGGACATTTAATTGCTCATTTTTTGCCAGAATTAACTTCCGATCTGGCATAAATACCTGGCTTAAGATTTCGTGTAAATTTAAGTTTTCTCCTATTAAAATTTTATTTTTAGAGTTTGCATATTTTTGTTTTTCTTGTAAACTAGGCGTTTTTATCTTTAGCGATTCATCGATAATACCACTAAAGCAATAGTTTTCTTTAATATTTTTATTATGCATTAATGCATAAGCTGCTACATACATTGCTAAATTGTAAGAGTCTCCATCAAAGTCTTCATCGTTAAAAATTGCATCAAAGTCAAATTTTAAAAGTCCTTTTATTTTTTTTGTATAGTGATTATTTGGGTTTTCGGCTTTAAAGACCATAATTTTAATTAATTTGTTTTTNNNNNNNNNNGCTACAAATTCTGCTTCTTTGAAAGCAATATTTTCCAGCTCAAAAAGCCTTTTTTGAGCACAATAGTAAACTGAACGATAATTTTCTGGTATGTTGCGGAGAGTTTCTATATCATGTGAGTTTTTTATTTGTTCTTTGAGCATTTCTAATCGTTTTGAGTTTAAATTATCTAAATAATCAAGATTTATCTTCATATATTTCGATCTGTAGTATTTGTTCTATTGCATATGGGTTTTTTATTGGTATTTTTGATATAATTTCAAATGTAGGAGCGTCTATTTTGCCTTCAAAGAGTACAATTTCTTGCCCTTTTGATTTTATGTAAATTTTTGCAAATTTTCCTATGTTTTTGTCTGTTGTATCGATAATAATATTTTTGGGATTTATTAAAATATTTACTCCGTTTTTTTCAAATAGCTTTTTTTCGTCAAAAGCGGCTTTTTTCTCTTTTTCAAACAAATCTTTGCTAAAATTAAAATGTATTACATTAGTATCTTTTTCAAAAAAAAGATTTTTATTAAACTTTAATGTTTTTTTTAACTCTTCAAATTTAAATTTATACCTTGCATCTTTTGGATTAAATGGTACTTTTGGACCTGTTTTAGAAGGTGGTAAGTCTTCACCATCTAAAGCTTTTTTAAGAAGATTAATATCGTTTTCATTAAGTTTACTATAGTAAGAGTATTTTGCATTATCCAGGAAAATTCTTTTGTCAAGCTCAATTATCCATTTATCAGCGATTGGATGACTAACATCTACAAACATATCTGAGTTTGTTGCAAACTCCCAGAAATTTGACATTAGGATAGCAGTATTATCTTCAATGTAAACTGCAATAGCAAATTCTGGTTCATATATCTCAATGATGTCACCAAAATGTAACTCTTTTTTGTTAGTATTTTGTTTTGTTTTTATTTTTATTTTTGATTTTTTATATACTTTTAGTAAATCATCTAATATACCCATTATATTTTACCTTCTGCTTTATTAACGATTTTTTGGGCGTTTTTAGACTTAGCGCAAAGCAGATCAAATATTAAGTCTGTTGTTTCGTAATCAAGATTTAAATCAATAATTATATCTTTTAGCTTTTTTTTAAGCCTTTCTTTTGCTTTGTATTCTGCTTGCTTTGAAGTGTATACATATTTGATACATCCTAAAATATCTAAAAGAATCAAGCTTTCTTTATCTGAAAGCAATTTTTGAAAAGTTTTGAGTTTATCTAAAGCTTCAATTTTTTCAATATACTCGTATTGAGTGTGTTGTTTTGGTTTATTATCTAAAATTTCTAATAAATCTTTTTCGTCAGTTTCTATAAGTTGTATTTTTTTTTGTTTTAATATATCTTTAAAATAATTAATGGCAGAGGTTTTTACTATTTGCCATCTTGAATTTTGATTATACTTCAAAAATGCCTCTTTTTTCTGGTAAAGGAAAATTGTAATTTCACTTTTTAACTCGTTAATTTCGCTAAACAACCCGGTTTTATAAAAAACTTTTGCAATATACAAAGAAAGTTCATTTACAAGTTGTTCAAAATTTTGGATGTTACCATTTAAAAATTCTTCTAAAATATGCTCTATTTGCAATTTTCCACCTGTTTTTTTAATTTCGCACATAAATAATCTATATTATTGCAAATTCCACAGTATTCAACAAGTTTAAAATCAAAAATATCTTTGCTTATAGGAAAAACTTCTTTATTCTTTAGCCTGTAAATATAAGATATATCAAAAAAATGAAACCTGCACCTTTTTTCGCAGTTTCCGGGTATTGAAAAACTTACCTGATTTTTATAAAATTGTTTTGAAGAAAAAAACGCCACGCAAGCAATATTTGTTTTATCTTTTGTTTTTAGTATAATAAAAGGCCTTCTTTTTGTTTGCAAATCATGAGAGCCCAAATCCATAGAAAGCTTTTTTTCTATTTCACTTGCACGAGCTACCCATAGTGTATGATCTTTGAGTTCATCATCTAAAAATTTTTTAATTAACTGTTCGCTAATGTACATGTACCTGCCCAAATCCCATAGAAGCATTTGTGCCTATATTTAATATGCTTGCCAGATAAATATATCTGTAGATATCTTTTGAGTTTTCTATGTGAAATTTTAAGTTTGTACAGGGAATGCTCATAAGTTTTTTCTTTCGATTGGAGTACCTTGCTATATTATGAAAGGTGCAATCGATTTTTGTTGCTTTAAACTCTGGTTGAATGTATATTTCGTCTTGAGTTTTACCGTAAAATTTGTTTGTTAGGTAAATTCTACGCTCTATAGCTTTAACAATATCACCAAAATCAATTTCCTGACAATTTAAAATTTTAGAGTCTCTTTTAAATCTTCCAAATTCAATATTCAAGGTAAAATTGCTTTTGTTTTCAATTTTTTTAAATTGATTAGAATTTAATATAAACTCTTCTTCCTGAATTGTATCTAAAAAAGGATTGTAAAAACCTGCTTGTTTTACTTTAAGGTCTCTTGTAAAAGCCTCTAAATACATTTTTGAAAATTTGGAAAAAGTCCCAAGAAGCGTTATTCTAAGTTCATTTTTTGTGGATTTATTTATAACATAGGGTAAAAACAATGTATCTTTGTATTTTTCAAAAGAAAGCATATACAAACACTTATCTACAAGCGGGCAAACCTCGCAAGTTGTATTTTTAAGTATACAAAAACGCTTTTTTAAATTTCTACCCAGCATACCCCTATAGTAAGAACCGTAAAACTCATAGTCTTTATCTATACCTTCATGTTTAATTGTGATAATGGTAAAATCAAAATTCCCCATCATTTATAATTTTAACTTTTCTCTAAAAATCTCACTAAGGTTTTTTTGTTTTAATGATTTGTAGTCAATTAAGTTTATGCCAATAGAATTTGCACGTTGTTTTTTTTCTTGACTTATTTCGCTGGAAGGAGGGTTTAAAATAACAAGGTGCGATTTTGCACTTAAACCAAAATTTTGCCTTAATTGTCCCGATTTGTAAATTACATCTCCAATATAATCTTTTACTTCGCCGGTTTTACATTCTATTATATGCAAATCATTGTTTATAATAAAAACTACATCAAGCTCGTTTGATACACCTCTGTCATTTTCTATTTTGATATTACAGCTTATATCATCAACTGGTAATGTTTTTATTTGGTCAAAAACATAATATTCAAACCAGCCACCCGTAAAAAAATCGATTGTTTCTTTACTTCTAAAATCAAATTGGTCTAATTCTTCTTGCGTTATACCGCAGTAGTTTTTTAAATCTTTTATGGCTTTTTTGGCTTCATTGTTTTCTAAAATTTTTTTTCTTGCGTTTTCATTATCACGATATACTCTAAATTTTTGTGTAATATCTAATACTGTTTCATAATCAGATTCAAAAGCTTGAAAGAGTTTTTTTGCAATATTTGATTTTTTACTATCCTGTTTTTGAGTGCTTTTGATTTTGGTGCCAACAGCGCTCATATATTCAGGAATGGATAATTTGCAGGTACTAGGAATTTGACTTGCCTTAGGGTACAAAATAAGATAAAAATTTTTATCAATAGATTTATAATAAATTGTAGAATTTAAATTTGAGTTTTTAAAAAAATCGTAAGCACCTAAAGCCATAATTTTGGTGCCGCCTGTTATATTTACCAAAATGTTGTCAAAAGAGTTTTTTGAAAAGTATTCTTTAAGTTTTCCTTCAATGTCATTTAAATCGTTTTGGTCTACTACTATGCTATCATTTTCTTTTTTATTTAATATGCTGAGTATGGATTTACTATAGTTTTTTTCTTGTGTTTTTTGCGTTTCTATAAATAAAATTTTATCCCATTTATCATATAAATCTTTTAGAAAAAGTACATTTGGTATTGATTGATCGCTAAGCAAAACTACAGCAAGATCCATTTTGTACCCCTTTTTTTACTCATTATGTATTTTTTTAATATTTTGTCAATCAATTTTATAAAAAAATTGATTTAATTTTTTATTAAAAAAAGCATAATTTTTTGTTTTTTTTAGATTTTAAGCTTTTACTTCAAAAGGACATCCTCGTTTGTTATTCTTGAAGTGCACCTTAAGTGTATGGGGAGTTTTTACCTATTTTATGTAGAGGATTCTTCGCTTACGCTTCAGAATGACAGAAAGGACGAACTTGAAAATGACAAGAAGGAAAAGCTTGATAAATTCAATAGAAATTGTAAAATGCTAGAAGTTATTTGCTTTTTTTAAGTATATTAAATTAAAAATGATTTATGTAGCCACAACATCGCCAAGACGCATTGAGTTGCTTAAACAGTTTGGCTTTGATTATAAACTGGTTAAGCCATGCAAAGAAAAACTAATTATAAACAGTAAACAAAATTTAGCAGTACAAAAAGCCATAAGTAAAATTGAGTGTTTGCAAATAGATGGTTTGGTGGTTGCCTTTGATACTTTAATAATTTTTAAGGATAGGATTTTTGAAAAACCAAAAAACATCGAAGAAGCTAAATCCATGCTTTATGATTTAAGTGGTAGCTGGCATTCAGTAATTAGCGCAATTGCAATAAAATATAAGGATTTAATAAAAGCTTACTTTGAAAAAACTTTTGTTAAGTTTGCAAAGCTAGAGAAAAACGATATTGATTTTTTGACAAGCAAAGAAAATGTATTAGATAAAGCTGGAGCTTATGCTATCCAGGGTTATGCAGCGCTTTATATAGAAAAAATTGTTGGAGATTACTATAATGTGGTGGGACTGCCTCTAAATAGATTTAAAAAAATCCTTGAAGATGATTTTAAGCTTAAAAAAAGCGATTATTTAAAGTAAGTTTAAGCCCAAAAGGGCTTAAACTATTGGATATTAAGGAGGGTTTGGAGCATTTGGTCTGATGTGCTTATAATTCTTGTGTTTGCCTGATAGGCACGCTCAGCTATAATCATATTTGTAAACTCTGTGCCTAAGTCGACATTGCTTTCTTCAAGTGTACTTGGTGCAATTGTGCCAG from Desulfurella sp. carries:
- a CDS encoding nucleoside triphosphate pyrophosphatase; this encodes MIYVATTSPRRIELLKQFGFDYKLVKPCKEKLIINSKQNLAVQKAISKIECLQIDGLVVAFDTLIIFKDRIFEKPKNIEEAKSMLYDLSGSWHSVISAIAIKYKDLIKAYFEKTFVKFAKLEKNDIDFLTSKENVLDKAGAYAIQGYAALYIEKIVGDYYNVVGLPLNRFKKILEDDFKLKKSDYLK
- a CDS encoding DUF1887 family CARF protein is translated as MDLAVVLLSDQSIPNVLFLKDLYDKWDKILFIETQKTQEKNYSKSILSILNKKENDSIVVDQNDLNDIEGKLKEYFSKNSFDNILVNITGGTKIMALGAYDFFKNSNLNSTIYYKSIDKNFYLILYPKASQIPSTCKLSIPEYMSAVGTKIKSTQKQDSKKSNIAKKLFQAFESDYETVLDITQKFRVYRDNENARKKILENNEAKKAIKDLKNYCGITQEELDQFDFRSKETIDFFTGGWFEYYVFDQIKTLPVDDISCNIKIENDRGVSNELDVVFIINNDLHIIECKTGEVKDYIGDVIYKSGQLRQNFGLSAKSHLVILNPPSSEISQEKKQRANSIGINLIDYKSLKQKNLSEIFREKLKL
- a CDS encoding SAVED domain-containing protein; this encodes KNKLIKIMVFKAENPNNHYTKKIKGLLKFDFDAIFNDEDFDGDSYNLAMYVAAYALMHNKNIKENYCFSGIIDESLKIKTPSLQEKQKYANSKNKILIGENLNLHEILSQVFMPDRKLILAKNEQLNVPGFKIINIGNMPKVNWTLTIKQTAKFIEPFDEVAFNCPASFAFGIGAYLGSIYPYKVLHFQAGQYLQALDTDRDLKTIDDNFSDLVISKLESAPKELNILLHFASHEPIAPTKKPTIKIEAKVKGNIPIENYKELTRQINNAINYVKRQYQFKKVNLVFSMPVAMAFGLGCAIGKFLNASVYHYFFDSARYFKVFNLSDLS